GATCTTCTCTATCGATTCCTGAAGGCAGGCCACATCGACCGTGGCTTGTTCACAGCCTCAAGCGAGGGCGTTCCGCAAGGTGGCGTTCTGTCACCGCTCCTGTCCAACATCATGCTCCACGAGTTTGATATGTGGCTGGAGGCGAAATACCTGAACAAGAAGGCCCGCAAGGACCGATGGGCATGGAACTTCGGCATCAAGCAAGGCCGCCCCATCACGGTTCGCGAGAACCGGCAATGGAAACCGGCTGTTGCCTATTGCCGATACGCTGACGACTTCGTCGTGATCGTAAAAGGAACCAAGGTTCAGGCAGAGGAAATCCGCGAGGAATGCCGGGCGTTTCTAGAAGGTGAGTTGAAGTTGACGCTGAACATGGAGAAGACCCATGTCACCCACGTCAACGACGGCTTCGTCTTTCTGGGGCACCGGATCATCCGCAAGCGAGGGGCGCATGGACGGATGTCCATCGTAACGACAATACCCAAGGAAAAGGCCAAGGGGTTTGTTCACAGACTTACCGAAACCCTTTCCGGCAATCATAGTGTCAGTACGGTCGACATGATCGCTGGCCTGAACCGCCAATTGGTGGGATGGGCGGCGTTCTACAAGTTCGCCGACTTCACGGCGTACGTCTTCCGGCGCATCGACCATGTCGTGTTCTGGAAAATGGCGCATTGGCTGGGGCACAAATACCGATCCCGCATCAAACCCTTGATGCGGAAATGGTTCAGGGCCCCCGAACCGGGCAAGGCGAAAACCTGGCTCGTGTTTGGTCGGAATGAACGCGGTGATCCCGTCGGGAAAGCGCTGCAACGGCTTGTCTCAAGCCCCAAGGCGCAATTCCGGTGGCGCAATCCGGAGGGAAACCCATACATCTCCCGGCTTGAAGACCGCAGCACCGTCACGTCGCACTACCATGACATTGCTATGGCCATGGGCCAAGCTTGAATAGAGAGCCGTATGCGCTGAAAGGCGCACGTACGGTTCGGGGAGGAGAAGCGCATCTGCGCTTCTTACTCCACTGACGGTCATCGGCAGGGGATGGTTTTACCTATCGACCATCCTCGACGATTATTCCCGTTACATCATCGCCTGGAAGCTGTGCACCAGCATGAAGGTGGATGACGTCACCGATACACTCGATCTTGCATTGGCCGCCTCAGGCTGTGACAAGGTCAAGGTTGAGCACCGGCCGCGTCTGCTGTCGGACAACGTCCTAAGTGCGGAAGAAAATGGGCTTGGCAGACAAAGTTTCTCTGCTCGTCAGCATGCTCACGCTGCATGACGCTCGTCAAGTCACATCGTCGAACCAGGCGGCTTCCACTGGCATGGGAAAAGGTCTCGTCCATAGCAAACACAGGGTCCATCCTTTTGGCCCTCACCGTCCTTAACACGAGCTTCTGATCCAGGTGGAAGACCCAAGCATTGTCTACAGGATCATCCGAAGGATGCCCTCACGGCTCTAACTGACAGAGGTTCTTCCACCTGGTACCCGTCCTTCAACGAAGGGCCGGTAGTCTGAACCGCTTTTGACGACGGCGTGTACGACACGCGCCATCTTGGCGGTAATAGCGGTCATTGCCTTGCGGCGCAGATCAGGATTGTCACGATCTCTCGCGATGTAGCGTTCGAATTTATGTCGGAAGCCGTTCTCACGCTGGCGGATGGCAACTTGCCCAGCAATCCACAGGGTTCGTCGCAGCCGCGCGTTGCCGAATTTGGAAAGTCGGGTCTGGCCGCGATACTGGCCCGATTGCTGTGTCGACAGGTCCAGCCCGCAGAATTTGAGAAACTGACGGTGATGATGAAAGCGGCGCAGGTCCCCAGCCTCCGCAATTATCGTTAGCGCGTTGATCGGACCGATCCCAGGAATCTGCCGCAGGATCTGATAATCACGGCTGTTTCGCAGCAAATCATCGGCCTGTGCTTCGATCTCGTTGCGTTGGCGGATCAGGCTGCGGGCTTCGGCGACAACCATCCGAAACATGCGAATTGCAGGCGCATCCAGCGGCAATGGCAAGCCAATCGAGGTGCGGGCAGTCTCATAAATATCCATTAAAATCTGTGACTTGCTCACTTTCCTGCCGACAACATCCCATGCCGCTTCGACGAACTTCTCCTTCGTCAGTGTCGTGATGCTCGATGGTGTGGGGAAGGCGTCGAGGAACGCGAAGAACCAGTCGCTCCGACTGTTACCCCGGAAACGCTCGATCTCTGGAAAATACAGCGGCAGGTAATGCGTCAGGATGCGATGTTGGATCTCGGTCTTGGCGTTAGCAATGGCTTCGTGTGTCTTCGACAATTCTTGAACGTCGTTGATGCCAGCACGCAAGGGATCATGGTAGACCTGAGTCGAGTGGATCCTCAACATGTGCAGGATCACCTGGGCATCCTTGGGATCGTTTTTGTCCCAACTGTTGTGCAAGGCTTCTCGCGTGCGGGCAAGCGCTAGCGACGACACTAACCGCGTTTCGAAGCCGGCTTCCACCAACCGCCAGGCAATCGGACGATGATAGTTACCCGTTGCCTCAAAGGCGCAGACCACCGGTCGGTCATATGATTGCAAAATCGCGATCAGATGGTCATGTTCTGCACGCGTATTGAGAACAGACAACCGACGGCGGCGTTTATGGCCGGGTGCTTCGATCAACACTTCATTGCGAACCTTGGCGATGTCGATGGCTACCAACACGGCATCGGCAGGTATAGAATTCTGACTGGTCATGGTCGGTCTCTCCGGAATGAGTTGTGAACACTCACATTCTAGAGCTACTTCGACTGGCCATGGCCACCTCAAACGGTGCGCGCTTGCAGCAAAAAAGCTGCGCGCACCGTTTGAGGTGGCTCCAACTCTTCCTTCCGTAGGTGCTACGGTTCGTGTTACGTCGCATCTGATCTCGGCGAATGGCTGGAGAAACACAAGATCGACCAGGTTCACGGCGCTCCCGGCCACCCGCAGACGCAAGGGAAAATCGAACGCTGGCACCAGACGCTGAAGAACCGCATCCTGCTTGAAAACTACTTCTTCAAGGAGGACCTTGAAGCCCAGATCGCGGCCTTCGTCGAGCATTACAATCATCGCCGTTACCATGAGAGCCTCGACAATCTCACTCCCGCCGACGTCTACTTTGGACGCGGACAGACCATCCTGCTCGAACGCGAAAGGATCAAACGAGACACGATCAAAAAACGCCGCTTGAACCACCAGGCCAAAGCGGCTTGAATCAACCCCTAAACCGAGCCGGAAACTCCAATCTTCAAAAGCACAAATAGTCTCAAATCATTCGACGACGGACAAGGGCGAGAACGGAGATAAGCCCACGACCATTCGCGCACATCGACAACTCCCGCCTTCCGCGCAGGACGCTGCGATTGCGCGCGTCTCCGGCCAGCTTCTTTCTCGCTATGCGCGCCAGAAGAGGCCCCTGACGCTAAGGGTGACCGATGCCGAACAGGAACCCGATCGAATTGCCGGCCGGCGCAGCCGCGCTGCTTATGGACATTCTGGAGGCCATGGCCGCAGGACGAGGCGTCACCATCATTCCAGAGAACGCTGAGCTGACCACCGTCGAAGCGGCCAGCGCGCTCAATGTTTCTCGGCCCTATCTCATCAAGCTGCTTGACGATGGCATCATTCCGCATCGGAAGGTTGGGAAGCACCGCCGCATCCGCATGGAAGATGTCGTGGCCTACAAGGCCCGGGACGATCGCGAGCGGGAAGCCATTCTGGATCAACTCGTCGGTGAGGCCCAGGAACAGGACATGGACTATTAACGTCCATGAGCAACTATACTGCGCTCCTGGACGCCAATGTGCTGTATGCGATGGCTTGCCCTCCCGAAGACATCGAGTATGATGATCCGTCGTTGAAGGAAGAGGCGTCGATCCGTTGATCAACGGCCGGAAGAACCTCTGCCGGCAACTCGCATTCAGATAATTCCCGGCGCTCGCGCCCAGGTCCATAGAGGTATCACCCATGTATCGCAGCAACGGTAATTTCGAGGCGTATGCCCGCCCGCCTAAGCCGGAAGGCGTCGATGGAAAAACGGCTTACTTTGTCGGAGCGGGGCTCGCGTCGCTGGCCGGCGCGGCGTTTCTGATACGCGATGCGCAATTATCCGGCGAGAATATCATCATCTTCGAGGAGCTTGCTCTGCCGGGCGGCAGCATGGACGGCATACTCGACGAACATAAGGGTTTCATCGTCCGCGGCGGTCGCGAGATGGAAGCACATTTCGAAACGCTCTGGGATCTGTTCCGCTCCATTCCTTCGCTCGACACGCCGGACGCCTCCGTCCTCGATGAAATGTACTGGCTTCACAAGAAGGATCCGAGCCGAAATCCCTGCCGCGCGACCGAGGGCCGAGGAGATCCAATTCCGCACATGGCCGACCTGACGCTGACGCCGAAGGCCGTCGAGGAGATGCTCAAGCTCGCCCTGACGCCCGAGAGCGCGCTCGACGACAAGCGCATCGACGAATGCTTCGGCGAGGAGTTCTTCGCCTCCAACTTCTGGCTCTACTGGGCCACGATGTTCGCGTTCGAGCCATGGGCGAGCGCCATGGAGATGCGCCGCTACATACTGCGCTTCGTCCACCACATCGCGACGCTCGCCGATCTCTCCTCGCTGCGCTTCACCCGATACAACCAGTATGAGTCGCTCATCATGCCGCTCGTCGCGTGGCTGGAAGGCAAAGGTGTCCGCTTCCAGTACGACACCCAGGTCGAGAACATCGAGGTCGAAACGGCGGGAGGCAACAAGCTGGCCCGGCGGCTCGTCATGACGGTGGGAGGCGAGCCGAAGACGATCGAGCTCACGGAGAACGACGTGGTGTTCGTCACCAACGGTTCGATCACCGAGTCGTCCACATTCGGCGACAACGACCATCCTGCGCCGATCGAAACCGGCCATGGCGGCGCTTGGACGCTCTGGAAGAATCTCGCGGCGCAGCATCCCGCCTTCGGCCGACCGGAGAAGTTCTGCGAGGACATCCCGGACGCGAACTGGACGATCTCGGCGACCGTCACACTGCTGGACGATAAGATCGTTCCCTGGATTGAGAAGATGACCGGCCGCGATCCCCGCGATGGTCGCATCGTCACCGGCGGCCCCTGCAACTTCAAGGACTCGAACTGGCTGTACGGCTATACGATGAGCCGTCAGCCTCACTTCAAGGCGCAGGACGAAAGCCAGAAGCTCGTGGTCTGGCTCTATGGCCTGTTCTCCGACAAGCCCGGTAACTACGTGAAGAAGAAGATCCGCGAGTGTGCGGGCGCCGAGTTGTGCGAGGAGTGGCTTTTTCACATGGGCGTTCCGGTCGAGGACATTCCCGCGCTGGCACGCCGGTCGGCGAGCACGGTCCCCTGCAACATGCCCTACATCACGTCCTATTTCATGCCGCGAGCGATGGGCGACCGTCCGCTTGTTGTGCCGGACGGTTCGAAGAATCTGGCCTTCATCGGTAATTTCGCTGAAACCGAGAAGGATACCGTGTTCACCACCGAATATTCGGTGCGCACGGCCATGGAAGCCGTCTACACGCTGTTCAATGTGGATCGCGGCGTGCCGGAGGTCTTCGCCTCGTCGTTTGACGTGCGCGTATTGATGAGCGCGCTGTATTACCTCAACGATCGGAAAAAGCTCGACGAGATCCAGCTACCGTTTGTGGCTCGCCTGCTCGGCAAGGTGGCCATGAAGAAGATTGAGGGCACCTATCTCGAAGAGCTACTGAAGGACGCCAAGCTGGTCTAGGCAGCGCTCGCGTGGCGCTTGGTTGGAAGCACGTCGATGAGCAGGCGATCGAACTTGTCCGGGCAGCTTTGGCGGGAGACATCACCCGCCGACGTGCAGGCCACGAAGGGTGTTGTCACGTTAACTGGGCTACAGTTGCCTGCCTGACGGTTTGGGCGTAAATTTTGGCGATGCAGACATCAGATATCATCTTCAAGCGTCACCGTTTTCCGCCACAGATTATTGCTCATGCGGTGTGGCTTTATCTGCGGTTCAACCTTAGTCTGCGTGAAGTTGAGGAAATGCTGCTTGAGCGTAGAATCGACGTATCATACGAGACAGTTCGTCGTTGGATCGCCAAGTTCGGCCCCCAGATCACACGCAACTTGCGGCGGCGTCAGGCGCGCCCCGGCGATATTTGGTATTTGGACGAAGTGGTCGTCAAATGCGCTGGAGAAAAATTCTGGCTTTGGCGTGCGGTTGATCAACATGGCTCCGTTCTCGAAGAAATCTTGCAGAAGCGGCGTGATAAAAGGGCGGCAAAGCGACTGCTCGTGGCGTTAATGAAGCGCTATGGCTTTGCTCCCAAACGGATCATCACCGATAAGCTCCGCTCCTACGGTGCAGCAAAGGCAGAAGTGGCACCCGGCCTTGGCCATTGGTCGCACAAGGGCCTCAATAATCGGGCTGAAAATAGCCATCTGCCGTTTAGGAAACGGGAGCGAACCATGCAAGGTCATCGGTCACCTGGAGCGTTGCAACGGTTCGTCTCCATGCACTCAGCGACCCGCAATTGTTTCTCTGTTCCATCTCGTCGCCGAGCCGCACACACAATTCGCTACCATCGCCTCGAAGCTTTCGATGCATGGAAAATTGCGGCCTGTTTCGCATGAATATCTACGAGCCCCTGGTCTTTCCGGCCAGAGAAACTTAACGTGACAACACCCCAGGGCGAGATCAGAAGGCCAAGACCGGCAACGATATTGACGATATCAAAAACCGTCCGGTAATTCGAATTCAGGGACTTTAGCATCGTTTATTTCTCCTCATCGGTTGGTTGCATCATCAATGGACCGCCTCGGTCGGCGAGGCGGCCGGTGCGGCGGCAGCCTTCGAACGGCCGTCGCCGCAAAGCTCGGATATCGTGGATGGGGCCGGCAGAAGACGCGCTTCGGCCCGATGGGGGAGCAGGAACGGCGCCAGTTCTTCCTCCGAGAATGCTCCTGCTGCGATCTCCTGCAATGCGAGATCCCCCGCATTCCGGTCTCCCAAAGCAAGTCTCGGTTCGGCCCCACGGTTGAGCGCACGCGTGCGCGCTGCCGCAGCCAGCACCAGCACGAACCGGTTCGGAAGAGCCTTCTCACAATCAAAGATGACATGCGGGTCCATGGCTCACCTCATGCGGCATGCCGATCGTTCATTGTATGAACTGGCCCGTTTTCAACGCCTCGCTCAAGCGCGAGCATCGCCTGCTCGACCTCGTAAAGGCGCGACGGCCGGTCGTTCTCCGGCATGCCTTCGTTGGTCGCCTGATCCGCTAGATATTCCGTCCAGGCCCAGTTCATCAGGATCGAACGCTTCGCGTCGAGCGATAGCGCCGGATCGCGAACGACGTCCATCGGGGCGAACCAGCTGGCCGGGCCGGACGCATCGTCGCGGTCTGCCGCGCTATCCATGGCCTGCCCGTACTTTTCCTGAAGTCGAGCAAGACCCAGCCGCTCCAAGGTTGCATCAGCAAAGGCATGAGCGGGCCTAGCCGATTGGCGACCATTCCTCTTCTTGGCCGATGCAACAGCCTTGTCTGCCGGCCGTTGCACGACGTAGGTCAGCCCTTGTCGCTTGGCATAGCGGATGGCGGATTGCAGTGTGGGGAATTCGAGTTCCACCTGCGCAAGTGGGTCACTGCCGCCGGTATAGCCCATCAAGGGTTCGATAAACGGCGCGGAGCGACGCTCGAAAACGAGCCGCCAGCCCTTTGTTCGCGCATTCCCTGAGGTGGTCACAGAACGCGACGGCTTGAAGATGCGCGCAACCGCGTCGTCCGGAAATGGCGAGCGTCCGAAGGAAAAGTTGCGCCGGTTGTCATTTAAGGCGCGGACAGCGGCAGTTGGGGTCTCTATTTTTGGTTTTGTGTCTCTTG
The sequence above is drawn from the Brucella anthropi ATCC 49188 genome and encodes:
- the ltrA gene encoding group II intron reverse transcriptase/maturase: MIISEMQHKLATWAENDPNRRFDRLLRLIANREWLAEAARIVLASNGARTPGIDGMDKQRLQVRLDQHPDDLRASLLEESYRPQPVKRIYIPKSNGKLRPLGIPTLTDRIVQRAMLMAMEPIWESDFHRLSYGFRPERSVHHAVRTVRIQLQDGGGTKGRWIIEGDLASYFDTVHHRLLLKCVRRRVQDGRFVDLLYRFLKAGHIDRGLFTASSEGVPQGGVLSPLLSNIMLHEFDMWLEAKYLNKKARKDRWAWNFGIKQGRPITVRENRQWKPAVAYCRYADDFVVIVKGTKVQAEEIREECRAFLEGELKLTLNMEKTHVTHVNDGFVFLGHRIIRKRGAHGRMSIVTTIPKEKAKGFVHRLTETLSGNHSVSTVDMIAGLNRQLVGWAAFYKFADFTAYVFRRIDHVVFWKMAHWLGHKYRSRIKPLMRKWFRAPEPGKAKTWLVFGRNERGDPVGKALQRLVSSPKAQFRWRNPEGNPYISRLEDRSTVTSHYHDIAMAMGQA
- a CDS encoding excisionase family DNA-binding protein, with protein sequence MPNRNPIELPAGAAALLMDILEAMAAGRGVTIIPENAELTTVEAASALNVSRPYLIKLLDDGIIPHRKVGKHRRIRMEDVVAYKARDDREREAILDQLVGEAQEQDMDY
- a CDS encoding oleate hydratase, which encodes MYRSNGNFEAYARPPKPEGVDGKTAYFVGAGLASLAGAAFLIRDAQLSGENIIIFEELALPGGSMDGILDEHKGFIVRGGREMEAHFETLWDLFRSIPSLDTPDASVLDEMYWLHKKDPSRNPCRATEGRGDPIPHMADLTLTPKAVEEMLKLALTPESALDDKRIDECFGEEFFASNFWLYWATMFAFEPWASAMEMRRYILRFVHHIATLADLSSLRFTRYNQYESLIMPLVAWLEGKGVRFQYDTQVENIEVETAGGNKLARRLVMTVGGEPKTIELTENDVVFVTNGSITESSTFGDNDHPAPIETGHGGAWTLWKNLAAQHPAFGRPEKFCEDIPDANWTISATVTLLDDKIVPWIEKMTGRDPRDGRIVTGGPCNFKDSNWLYGYTMSRQPHFKAQDESQKLVVWLYGLFSDKPGNYVKKKIRECAGAELCEEWLFHMGVPVEDIPALARRSASTVPCNMPYITSYFMPRAMGDRPLVVPDGSKNLAFIGNFAETEKDTVFTTEYSVRTAMEAVYTLFNVDRGVPEVFASSFDVRVLMSALYYLNDRKKLDEIQLPFVARLLGKVAMKKIEGTYLEELLKDAKLV
- a CDS encoding IS6 family transposase yields the protein MQTSDIIFKRHRFPPQIIAHAVWLYLRFNLSLREVEEMLLERRIDVSYETVRRWIAKFGPQITRNLRRRQARPGDIWYLDEVVVKCAGEKFWLWRAVDQHGSVLEEILQKRRDKRAAKRLLVALMKRYGFAPKRIITDKLRSYGAAKAEVAPGLGHWSHKGLNNRAENSHLPFRKRERTMQGHRSPGALQRFVSMHSATRNCFSVPSRRRAAHTIRYHRLEAFDAWKIAACFA
- the rpoZ gene encoding DNA-directed RNA polymerase subunit omega — protein: MDPHVIFDCEKALPNRFVLVLAAAARTRALNRGAEPRLALGDRNAGDLALQEIAAGAFSEEELAPFLLPHRAEARLLPAPSTISELCGDGRSKAAAAPAASPTEAVH
- a CDS encoding NADH dehydrogenase ubiquinone Fe-S protein 4; translation: METARDTKPKIETPTAAVRALNDNRRNFSFGRSPFPDDAVARIFKPSRSVTTSGNARTKGWRLVFERRSAPFIEPLMGYTGGSDPLAQVELEFPTLQSAIRYAKRQGLTYVVQRPADKAVASAKKRNGRQSARPAHAFADATLERLGLARLQEKYGQAMDSAADRDDASGPASWFAPMDVVRDPALSLDAKRSILMNWAWTEYLADQATNEGMPENDRPSRLYEVEQAMLALERGVENGPVHTMNDRHAA